In Nocardia sp. BMG111209, a genomic segment contains:
- the mftF gene encoding mycofactocin biosynthesis glycosyltransferase MftF (Members of this protein family, MftF, are glycosyltransferases, members of PF00535 (glycosyl transferase family 2). The encoding gene is found as part of the mycofactocin cassette, in Mycobacterium tuberculosis, many other Actinobacteria, and occasional members of other lineages. Mycofactocin itself, a putative redox carrier, is a heavily modified derivative of the C-terminal Val-Tyr dipeptide of the mycofactocin precursor MftA (TIGR03969).) — protein MRHDRLPDGFGVRIDPRVRTYSGGRFLVGGSPTRLLRLAPEAAALIGDGYLEVTDTESAVVARRLLDSGVGNPRPRLLPALEDVTVVVPLHNDGAGLLRLLSALRGHSVVVVDDGSDRPVRIPDSRGRCRVTVLRHDRRKGEAAARNAGLRAATTEFVAFLDADMVPRAGWLEVMLGHFSDPQVALVAPRIVPREPDAGVLGRYDRTRFSLDHGRREAAVTPDGAVPYVPGAALLVRRRALLAEGGFDEEMRSAADVDLCWRLERSGWRLRYEPAAQVSGDHPVSLREWLRRKVSQGCAVAPLARRHGGMVAPLAVPLWLVVATALLASLSRWGLIGGVITMVTALIRLRRAFAELDNPTRVAAIQMARGCSAGLWRLVSALCRHYWPITVLAMVTSRRIRRTAVTLAVADGLADWFTHRDVGGLDPVRYLACKRLDDLAYGTGLWWGAVRARKVSALRSAAPPL, from the coding sequence ATGCGCCATGATCGACTGCCCGACGGGTTCGGGGTTCGCATCGATCCTCGGGTGCGCACCTACTCCGGAGGCCGGTTTCTCGTCGGTGGCTCGCCGACCCGATTGCTGCGCCTGGCGCCGGAGGCGGCCGCCCTCATCGGTGACGGATATCTCGAGGTCACCGATACCGAATCGGCCGTGGTCGCCAGGAGGCTGCTCGATTCCGGTGTGGGCAATCCCCGTCCGCGGCTGCTGCCCGCGCTGGAGGACGTGACCGTGGTGGTGCCGCTGCACAACGACGGCGCCGGCCTGCTCCGCCTGCTCTCGGCGCTGCGCGGGCACAGTGTGGTGGTCGTCGACGACGGTTCGGATCGCCCGGTGCGGATTCCGGACAGCCGCGGTCGCTGCCGGGTGACGGTGTTGCGCCACGATCGCCGCAAGGGTGAGGCCGCCGCCCGGAATGCCGGATTGCGCGCGGCCACCACCGAATTCGTGGCCTTCCTGGATGCGGACATGGTCCCGCGCGCGGGCTGGCTCGAGGTGATGCTCGGGCATTTCAGCGATCCGCAGGTGGCGCTGGTCGCGCCCCGGATCGTGCCGCGCGAGCCCGACGCCGGCGTGCTCGGCCGCTACGACCGCACCCGGTTCTCCCTGGACCACGGCCGCCGCGAGGCCGCGGTGACCCCGGACGGCGCGGTGCCGTACGTGCCGGGTGCGGCGCTGCTGGTGCGCCGGCGCGCACTGCTGGCCGAGGGCGGCTTCGACGAGGAGATGCGCTCGGCCGCCGATGTCGATCTGTGCTGGCGGCTGGAGCGTTCCGGCTGGCGGCTGCGCTACGAGCCGGCCGCGCAGGTATCCGGCGATCATCCGGTCTCGCTCCGGGAATGGTTGCGGCGCAAGGTTTCCCAGGGCTGCGCGGTGGCGCCGCTGGCGCGCCGGCACGGCGGGATGGTGGCGCCGCTGGCGGTGCCGTTGTGGCTGGTGGTGGCGACGGCGCTGCTGGCCAGCCTGTCCCGCTGGGGCCTGATCGGCGGCGTGATCACCATGGTCACCGCGCTGATCCGGCTGCGCCGGGCATTCGCCGAACTGGACAATCCGACCCGGGTGGCCGCCATCCAGATGGCCCGCGGCTGCTCGGCCGGGCTGTGGCGGCTGGTTTCGGCGCTGTGCCGGCACTATTGGCCGATCACGGTGCTGGCGATGGTGACCTCCCGGCGGATCCGCCGCACGGCGGTGACCCTCGCCGTGGCCGACGGCCTGGCCGACTGGTTCACCCATCGCGATGTCGGCGGCCTGGATCCGGTGCGCTATCTGGCCTGTAAGCGGCTCGACGATCTGGCCTACGGGACCGGGCTGTGGTGGGGGGCGGTCCGCGCCCGGAAGGTTTCGGCGCTACGCTCGGCCGCGCCGCCGCTGTAG